The DNA window CGATAAGGATTTGTTACTTTCCGACGGATTGGCGGATGCCCGGCCCTCGCAAGAATCGGGGCGAGGCTGCGCGTCGGCAACCAAGGCGGATCGTCAACAGGCCCAAAAAACCCTCGCCTGGTCCTCCGTCAAAACGAAGAATCCCAGCTCACGTAGCGGACCTGGCCACAAGTCCCTCTCCCCCAAAGCGGACTCGCCCCAAAGCCCCGTAGTGGACTCACCCACAAGTCCCTAATCTCTGCTCTCTGCTTCCTGCGAGGCCGATCGCAGGTACAGCACCCAGACCGCGTTGTCGGTTTCAAAAACGAACTTCTCCTGGCGTTCCGTCGCGGGAAAAGATTCTCCCGTCACCAGATGTACGCGGGCCGGGGTAAGGGCCGTTTCAAATCTGTAGATCAGGTCGGCGATGAACACCTGCTGGGCGTCTTCGCTGCGTAATGACATGATTCCCGGCAGGCTATCCTCGGCCGTATCGAGAAAACCAAACAGCCACTTCCGGAGCGAACCTGCCAGCTCCGCGGGCCATTGCGGCACCAGCAACAGGGAAAGATCGGGCGATGTCTGCCCGTAATGACTGCCCACGGCCTCGGCCAACTCGCCGGGCGCGCGGACCTCTTCCAGACGGAACGCATACCGGGTCACGGCGGTGGTATTGAAGCGCGCGAACGTTTCCAGAACGCCGCTTAGTACGCCGACGGCGAAGTGCCTGTCAAACAAGGTGCGTTCGGTATCCATGGGACAATCGACCGGCAGTTGCCGAATCGCGTTCTGGAGAAGGGAAAGTAACCGAGCGCCGTCTGCGATGGGAAACTCTTGGAGAAACTGAAGACGTCAACAGGGAAAGGAACAAGGCTCGTCTCCACTCGGCTAGGGGACGATGCGTCCTGCGGGGATCCGTACGGCAGGCTCAATTCCTCGACCTTTCCCCCTTGATTCTAAAGCGGCAAACGAAGATTGGGAAGATTGATACACTTTTACGGGCCAATCAACTATCCTGGTAAGCGTCGGTTTGCCAATTCTGTACTCAGGCAAACCTGGAAAAACCCTGCCTGCTCCCAGGAACCCTCGATGAAAATCACCCTGATGAAGTTTGCCGCCCTGGCGGCTCTGATCCTGTCTCCCGCCCTGGCCATCGCCGAAGAAGGCTGGACGCCCCTGTTCGACGGCAAAACGCTCACAGGCTGGACGCAGAAAAACGGCACCGCCAAATACACCGTGGAAGACGGCGCTGTCGTCGGCCGCACCGAAGTCGGCAGCCCCAACTCGTTCCTCTGCACGGACAAGTCCTACGGCGATTTTGAACTCGAATTTGAAGTCAAAGTCGACAACGGCCTGAACTCGGGCGTGCAGATCCGCTCGCAAACCAAAGACACCCCCACCGGCCGCGTCAACGGCCCGCAGGTCGAGATCGAATCCGGCCCGGCCGAAGCCGGCTATGTTTACGGCGAAGCGACCGGCCGCGGCTGGCTCACCCCGCCGGAACGCCTCAAGCCGCACGCCAAATTCAAGAACGAAGAATGGAACAAGTTCCGCGTGGTCGCCCAGGGTCCCCGCATCCAGACCTGGATCAACGGCGAACCGATCGAAGACCTGACCGACGCGGAAATCTACAAAACGCATCCCGCTGGCTTTATCGGCCTGCAGGTGCACGGCATCGGCAAGAATTCTGGCCCGTTTGAAGTTTCGTGGAAGAACATCCGCATCCGCGAACTGAAGAGCGACAAATAGTCGTCCGCCTGGGTGCGGCTACTGACCGTCAACAACCGGGTCGCCTTTCCTGAGCGAAAGGCGACCTTCTGCCTGGATTTTCCGCCGTCTTTTTCCTGGGAAAGACGGCGTTTCTTTTTAGAGGGGAACCCCTGCTATGTGCGTGCGTCTGGCTGTTTTCGTTGCTGTGGCTGCAGGCGTCTGCCCGGCTGTTGTCGTGCAGGGAGAGGAGCCGCAAGTGCTCGACAAGCACTTCCGTCTGCAGCAGGTCGCCGCCGCGCCGGACCTGGTCACGCCGATCGGGCTGACCTTCGACGGGCGAGGGCGACTGCTGGTGATCGAATCGCACACGCACTTTCCACCCAAGGATTACCAGGGGCCGAAAAGCGATCGCATCCGCCTGCTGGAAGACAAGAACGGCGATGGCCAGATCGATCGCTTTCATACCTTTCA is part of the Lignipirellula cremea genome and encodes:
- a CDS encoding 3-keto-disaccharide hydrolase, which produces MKITLMKFAALAALILSPALAIAEEGWTPLFDGKTLTGWTQKNGTAKYTVEDGAVVGRTEVGSPNSFLCTDKSYGDFELEFEVKVDNGLNSGVQIRSQTKDTPTGRVNGPQVEIESGPAEAGYVYGEATGRGWLTPPERLKPHAKFKNEEWNKFRVVAQGPRIQTWINGEPIEDLTDAEIYKTHPAGFIGLQVHGIGKNSGPFEVSWKNIRIRELKSDK